GGCCGGCGGGACGGGAGTCAACCTGACCCGCGCCAACCACGTGTTCCACTTCGACCGCTGGTGGAACCCGGCGGTGGAGAACCAGGCCACCGACCGGGCCTTCCGCATCGGCCAGAGCCGCGCGGTGCAGGTCCACAAGCTGATGTGCGCCGGCACGGTGGAGGAGCGGATCGACGAAATGATCGAGCGCAAACGGAAATTGGCGGATGAGATCGTCGGCGCGGGCGAGGGTTGGATCACGGAGATGACGGCGGAACAACTGCGCGAGCTGTTCGTCCTGCGCGGCGGCGCGGCGGATTAACGGGAGGCGGCGGATGGGCTATTGGAACTGGTACCCCAAACCGAAACGCCGGCGCCCGGCGGACGGCATCCGCGCCAAGACGGCGCGCGGGGAATTCGGCGCCACCTGGTGGGCGGGGCGGTGGATCGCGGCGCTCAAGCGGCTGATGGATCCGGCGCGGCTTTCGCGCGGGCGGAGCTACGCGCGCAGCGGCCAGGTGCTCAACATCGACATCCGCCCCGGGCGCGTGGACGCCCGCGTGCAAGGGAGCCGCATGACCCCCTATACGGTGTCGATCCGGATCAAGCCGCTTTCCCCGCACGCTTGGAACGGCGTCGTCAAGGCTATGGCTTCGCAGGCCGCGTTCGCCGCCAAATTGCTTTCCGGCGAGATGCCGCAGGATATCGAAAAGGCGTTCCGCAAGGCGGGGGCGAGCCTGTTCCCGGCCGCGCGCGGCGACTTGGATACCGAATGCTCGTGCCCGGATTGGGCCAACCCCTGCAAGCACATCGCCGCGGTTTACTTCCTGCTCGGCGAGCGCTTCGACGAGGATCCGTTCCTGCTCTTCCGCCTGCGCGGCCGCACGCGGGAGCAGATCCTGGCGGCCTTGCGCGCCGCCCGCGCGGCGGGCGGCTCTACCCGGCGCGCGGGCAAGCCCTCCGCGCGCAAGCCGCGCGCCGCGGCCGAAAAGCCCGAACCGCTCACGGCGGAAGCGTTTTGGGAGGCGGCGGCCGAACCGGACGGCCTGCATTTCCACGCCCAGGCCCCGGAGGTGGATGCCGCGCCGGTCAAACGGCTCGGCGAGCCGCCTTTCCGAATCGGGCCGGGCGGCCTGGCGGCCTGGATGGAGAGGGTTTACCGTTCCGTCACCGAAGAAGCGCTGAGGGCTGCGGGCGGCGGGGAGGAGCGTTCCGGCGGGCGCGCGGCCGGGGGCTGATCCGGCGGGCGGGGGCCGGGGCGCTCTGCGGTTGATCCTACCTCGCAGGCGCCACGAACGCCGTCACCGCATCGGTCCGGGTCGTGCCCGTTCCGGCGGCCGTGGGGCTGCCGGCATTCGCATAAGGATTATGGTGATTAGATAATCCATTTATATTACCTTTTCATTTCCCTCAAAATGAACGATATAACATTCACATGCCATCGATCATGAATTGCCAACCATCATTTTACGCGTGGATTCTTATGCGTTGAGTAATCGTCCACGATTAGGTGGATGTACAAAGCCTGTGGCACATTTTCGTTAGTGTACCCTTCTTTCTGTAAAATCACTCAGGATACAAAAACGGTAGGTCTGGTGTATTCTTTCGGGTGACTAAACCAACGAAAGGATGGCACCATGACCTACCAACCCGATTGTACAATACCCGAGGATTTGCAGGCGAAACTCATCGAGCAGGGATTGGATTTCCTGCCTGAATTGTTCCGGATCCTGCTCAACAATGCAATGTTCAAAGCCACAAACAGCGTTGTGGTTCCATGCCGTTCATAATCGTGGGTAACCCCTTCAACATAGCCCAGTCGCATTGGAAGCATGGGCTGCGTGCGTTCCAGGGCTTGAATCTGGCTTTTTTCCGTCGACGCAAAGCACCACGACGTTCTCTGGA
This Anaerolineales bacterium DNA region includes the following protein-coding sequences:
- a CDS encoding SWIM zinc finger family protein → MGYWNWYPKPKRRRPADGIRAKTARGEFGATWWAGRWIAALKRLMDPARLSRGRSYARSGQVLNIDIRPGRVDARVQGSRMTPYTVSIRIKPLSPHAWNGVVKAMASQAAFAAKLLSGEMPQDIEKAFRKAGASLFPAARGDLDTECSCPDWANPCKHIAAVYFLLGERFDEDPFLLFRLRGRTREQILAALRAARAAGGSTRRAGKPSARKPRAAAEKPEPLTAEAFWEAAAEPDGLHFHAQAPEVDAAPVKRLGEPPFRIGPGGLAAWMERVYRSVTEEALRAAGGGEERSGGRAAGG